Genomic segment of Vibrio natriegens NBRC 15636 = ATCC 14048 = DSM 759:
ATACAAACAAAGCACTTCGTGCTGCTGTGGAATTATCGGCTAAGTACATTAATGAGCGTCATTTACCTGATAAAGCAATCGACGTTATTGATGAAGCTGGCGCATGCAGCCGCTTGGCTCCAGCAAGCCGACGTAAGAAAACCGTCGGTGTAGCAGACATTGAAGCAATGGTTGCGAAAATGGCTCGCATTCCAGAAAAATCGGTATCTTCTTCGGATAAAGATATTCTGAAGAATCTGGACCGCAAGATGAAAATGCTGGTGTTCGGACAAGACAATGCGATTGATGCATTATCAGAAGCCATCAAGCTTACCCGCGCAGGGTTGGGTGTAGACAATAAACCTGTCGGTTCATTCTTGTTTGCAGGCCCTACAGGTGTTGGTAAAACGGAAGTGACTGTTCAGCTATCTAAATTGCTTGGCATTGAGCTACTGCGTTTTGATATGTCTGAATACGGCGAACGTCATTCGGTGAGCCGTCTAATCGGTGCTCCACCAGGATATGTGGGTTACGACCAAGGTGGCTTGCTCACTGATGCGGTGATAAAACACCCACACTCTGTGGTTCTGTTGGATGAGATCGAGAAAGCGCATCCAGATATCTTTAACTTGCTATTGCAAGTGATGGATAACGGCACCCTGACCGACAACAACGGTCGTAAAGCGGACTTCCGTAATGTGATTCTTGTCATGACGACCAACGCCGGTGTTGCGGAGACCGAGAAAAAATCGATAGGCTTGATTCAACAAGACAACAGCCATGACGCGATGGCGGAAATTAAGAAAGTATTTACTCCTGAATTCCGTAACCGCCTTGATAACATCATCTGGTTTAACAGCCTGGATGAGACGGTTATCCATCAAGTTGTCGATAAGTTTATCGTTGAGCTTCAAGTGCAGCTGGATGCTCGTGGTGTCTCGATGGAAGTCTCTCAAGACGCGCGCCACTGGTTGGCACACAAGGGTTACGACAAAGCGATGGGTGCTCGTCCAATGGGACGTGTTATCCAAGAGCAGCTTAAGAAACCTTTGGCGAACGAGCTTCTGTTCGGCTCTTTGGTTAACGGTGGTACCGTGAAGGTTTCACTCGTAAACGATGCTCTGGAATTTGAGTATTTGAGCGAGAAAGAAGCCGCAGTGCACTGATAAACTCTCGGTTCTATGAAACAAAAAAGGATGCGTTAGCATCCTTTTTTAATGAAACTCGGGCAACATGAATCATGCGCGATAGCTCTGCTTGTGATTTATCGACCACAAATAAAAAACGGAGCGTCAGGCTCCGTTTTTTATTTGCATCCGAAAATCAGAGATTAACGAGCACGGAAGACGATGCGGCCTTTAGTTAGGTCGTATGGAGTCATCTCTACAGTTACTTTGTCACCCGTAAGGATACGGATGTAGTTCTTACGCATTTTACCAGAGATATGCGCAGTCACAACGTGACCGTTTTCAAGTTCAACACGGAACATAGTGTTTGGTAGAGTGTCAAGGACAGTGCCTTGCATCTCAATTACGTCTTCTTTAGCCATTTAATCCTCTTTAGAAATTAGGCAAATTTTAGCGGGCTTTATTTTGCCGCTAAATAGTAATTATGTAAAGTTGGAGCGTATTCTACCCTCGCCAACGCTGATTTACTAGCCTTTGGTGGCGTTGAAAGCGTGTTTTATAGTTCATTGCTGGACATTCATCTATCTGATAACCCAAGTATAGCCATTGATGGTTGCTTTTTTGGCAGTACTCTATTTGATACAACACCGCTAATGTACCAAGCGATAGAGGGTAATCAGGGTCGAAAAAGGTATAGAATGCACTCGAACAATGAGGCATGACGTCCGTTACGCCGATGGCAACCAGTTGTTCTGATTCATTGTAGACGTGCAAAAATAGTGTGGTAAGCCAGTTAGTTTGTGCAAAGCGAGCGAACTCATCCCGTTTGGGTGGGTACATCGTACCGCTCTTATGACGTTTACAAATGTAGCGACTATAGAGCTCAAACCAGTCGGGATCCATCTGCGGTTTCATTTCCCAACGCAAACCTTGCCCTTTATTAAGCAGGCGTTTCTGACTTTTTGAAGGAGTGAAGTCTTTTATCGCCACACGGATAGGCTGGCACGCGTTGCAATGCTCACAATGTGGTTTATATATCGTATCACCACTGCGACGAAAGCCGTTAGCCATCAATAGCTGATAGTTGTTTTCTGTATGTAAGCTTTCATCAAGTGCGACCGCAACACGCTCTTGTCGCTCTGGTAGATAGCTACAAGGGTGGTTGTTGGTCAATCCTATGCGAATATGTTGTAGATCCGTGCTCATGATGCTGAATTCCGCAGAACTTGTGGCTCAAAAGTGCCTGAAGCCATTTGCTTTTCTCTTAAAGATAGTAGCTTTTGCATGAACTCGTCCCGATCAAGTTCAAATGCGCCCAGTGAAGCTAAATGAGAGTTCATTACCTGACAGTCAATCAACTGACCTTGATTGGATTTAAGGTGATGACACAAATACCACAAAGCCACTTTCGATGCGTTATCCTTTAAACTAAACATAGATTCGCCGCAAAATACCTGGCCGACACTTAACCCGTACAAGCCGCCAATCAGTTCATCTTCATGCCATACTTCTACTGAGTGGCAATGCCCAAGCTCAGCAAGTTCTATGTAAGCCGTTTGCATGTCTTCGTTGAGCCATGTTTCACTCTCAGGGCGAGTGGAGGAACAGAGCTGAATCACATTTTGGGTTGCTTGATTCAGGGTGACTTGATAATCATGTTTTCGCTGAAACTTTCTGAGACTTTTTGATGGTTTAAAAGTCGAAGGATCAAAGACCGCACGAGGAGAAGGGCTCCACCAAAGTATAGGCTCACCAGGTCCGTACCAAGGGAAGATTCCCTGATGATAGCCTTTAAGTATTCTCATCGGGTCCAAGTCGCCACCAAAAGCTAGGAGCCCATTAGGGTCGCTCAGTGCTTTATAGGGAGAGGGGAAGGTGAATGCCTTACCAAGTTCAGTTAAATAGATTGCCATAAAAAGTCATTACCAACATTTGAGCCAGAGGAGTTTATGATGACGCGAACACGAAATAGAGCGAAATTGTGGTTTTGGATCATACTGCTTTTACCATTTTTCGCCAATGCAGCTTACGAAAGAAATGTGGCAAAGCCCGTCAACGAAGTTGTCTATGGAAAAGTGGATTCTGTTCGTTATATCACGCAGCAAGAGGTTGTTAAATCAAAAAATAATGGCTGGAAAACGTTACTAGGTGCAACAATCGGTGGGTTGGTCGGAAACCAGTTTGGTGGCGGAACAGGTAAAGAAGTGGCGACCGCCGTTGGTGCGCTTACTGGTGCAGCTGTTGCACAAAATCAAAGTACTGAGCAATACACGGTTGAATCTCAGTTGGTTGAACTTTTGATAAAGGTTGATGGCGACAAACTTATCAATGTTATTCAAGACGTTGATAGAAATATGTTATTTGGCCGCGGCGACGAGGTTCGTATTTTGTATTTTGATGACGGTGTGCGGGTTGATATGGTCTATTAGGCCCCAGTTTTCAGGCAAATAGATACGCTGACTAATTATTCATAAATTAGCGTAGATTTGCTCTGGTTTTGTATTGATTTTTTGGTTAGTCTGAATCCACGAAGAATTGTTCAGCTCTCAAAAAAACGTGAACTGAGAGCACAAAGGATTATCAACTTTCAATGGAAAGCCTAACGTTACAACCAATCAATAAAATCCAAGGGGAAGTTAATCTTCCAGGATCAAAAAGCGTCTCTAACCGAGCTCTTTTGCTAGCTGCTTTAGCAAAAGGCACGACTCGCCTGACAAACCTTCTAGATAGTGACGACATCCGTCATATGCTCAACGCCCTTACTACGCTTGGTGTTCAATATCAGTTGTCTGAAGACAAAACCGAGTGTGTTGTGGAAGGACTTGGCCAACCATTCTCAGTGTCAGAGCCTGTAGAGCTGTTTTTAGGCAATGCTGGCACGGCAATGCGCCCACTAGCGGCTGCGCTGTGTCTTGGTGAAGGTGAGTATGTTTTGACTGGTGAGCCTCGTATGAAAGAGCGCCCAATTGGTCACCTCGTTACTGCATTACAAGATGCTGGTGCAGATATCGAATACCTCGAAAATGAAAACTACCCGCCATTGAAAATTGTGGGAACGGGTTTGAAGTCAGGTACGGTATCGATTGATGGTTCCATTTCGAGTCAGTTTTTAACCGCTTTCCTTATGTCTGCGCCACTCGCTGAAGGCGAAGTGCGCATCAATATCGAAGGCGACCTGGTGTCTAAGCCGTACATCGATATCACGCTGCATATCATGAAGCAGTTTGGCGTTAATGTAATCAACAATGATTATCAGGAATTTGTGATACCTGCCGGTCAGCATTACGTTGCACCTGGGGATTTTCTAGTGGAAGGTGACGCCTCTTCAGCGTCTTACTTTTTGGCGGCTGCGGCGATCAAAGGTGGCGAAGTTAAAGTTACCGGTATTGGCAAAAACAGTATTCAGGGTGACATTCAATTTGCAGATGCGCTTGAAAAAATGGGCGCTGAAATTGAATGGGGCGATGACTATGTGATTGCTCGTGCGGGTAAGCTGAAAGGTATTGATATGGATTATAACCATATCCCTGACGCGGCGATGACGATTGCAACCACGGCTCTGTTTGCAGAAGGTACGACAGCGATTCGCAATGTTTACAACTGGCGCGTAAAAGAAACCGACCGTTTGTCTGCGATGGCGACTGAACTTCGTAAAGTTGGCGCTGAAGTGGAAGAGGGTGAGGATTACATCATCGTTAAGCCAGTTCCACAGCTCAAACATGCTGCGATCGACACCTATGATGACCACCGAATGGCGATGTGTTTTTCACTGGTTGCATTGAGTGATACACCTGTGACCATCAACGATCCGAAATGTACATCGAAGACATTCCCGGACTACTTCGACAAGCTTAAATCGCTTAGTTGCTAGTAAGTATTCCACATAAATAAACAGATAAAAAACCAGAGTCATGTGGCTCTGGTTTTTCTTTTTTTAGGGGGCTTGTTTGACTATTTTTTCAGCGTAAATTCTTTTGAAAGATGATGCGCTAGATACTTAAACATATTGAAAACGGCAGTCGTGTTTGCCGTTGGTAATCCTTTCTCATCAAGAAAGTATTCCCCTTTAAAGACTAAAACGTCGTCTTTTTCTTCTACGCTTGTCGCGCGCATACCCTCA
This window contains:
- a CDS encoding glycine zipper 2TM domain-containing protein, which gives rise to MTRTRNRAKLWFWIILLLPFFANAAYERNVAKPVNEVVYGKVDSVRYITQQEVVKSKNNGWKTLLGATIGGLVGNQFGGGTGKEVATAVGALTGAAVAQNQSTEQYTVESQLVELLIKVDGDKLINVIQDVDRNMLFGRGDEVRILYFDDGVRVDMVY
- a CDS encoding arginyltransferase; protein product: MSTDLQHIRIGLTNNHPCSYLPERQERVAVALDESLHTENNYQLLMANGFRRSGDTIYKPHCEHCNACQPIRVAIKDFTPSKSQKRLLNKGQGLRWEMKPQMDPDWFELYSRYICKRHKSGTMYPPKRDEFARFAQTNWLTTLFLHVYNESEQLVAIGVTDVMPHCSSAFYTFFDPDYPLSLGTLAVLYQIEYCQKSNHQWLYLGYQIDECPAMNYKTRFQRHQRLVNQRWRG
- the aroA gene encoding 3-phosphoshikimate 1-carboxyvinyltransferase; this encodes MESLTLQPINKIQGEVNLPGSKSVSNRALLLAALAKGTTRLTNLLDSDDIRHMLNALTTLGVQYQLSEDKTECVVEGLGQPFSVSEPVELFLGNAGTAMRPLAAALCLGEGEYVLTGEPRMKERPIGHLVTALQDAGADIEYLENENYPPLKIVGTGLKSGTVSIDGSISSQFLTAFLMSAPLAEGEVRINIEGDLVSKPYIDITLHIMKQFGVNVINNDYQEFVIPAGQHYVAPGDFLVEGDASSASYFLAAAAIKGGEVKVTGIGKNSIQGDIQFADALEKMGAEIEWGDDYVIARAGKLKGIDMDYNHIPDAAMTIATTALFAEGTTAIRNVYNWRVKETDRLSAMATELRKVGAEVEEGEDYIIVKPVPQLKHAAIDTYDDHRMAMCFSLVALSDTPVTINDPKCTSKTFPDYFDKLKSLSC
- the clpA gene encoding ATP-dependent Clp protease ATP-binding subunit ClpA, with protein sequence MLNKELESSLNSAFARARDKRHEFMTVEHLLLALLENDAAKEALLACKADLDALRNELDIFIDQTTPLIPESDETRETQPTLSFQRVLQRAVFHVQSSGRNEVTGANVLVAIFSEQESHAAYLLKKNDISRLDIVNFISHGITKASGASEDPSSPDSFSSESTDDSNSEERLESFATNLNQVAKAGNIDPLIGRDKELERTIQVLCRRRKNNPLLVGEAGVGKTAIAEGLAWRIVEGQVPEVIENSVIYSLDIGSLLAGTKYRGDFEKRFKTILKQLEKEEDAILFIDEIHTIIGAGAASGGQVDAANLIKPLLSSGKLRCIGSTTYQEYSNIFEKERALSRRFQKIDIVEPSLDDTTKILMGLKPKYEAHHEVRYTNKALRAAVELSAKYINERHLPDKAIDVIDEAGACSRLAPASRRKKTVGVADIEAMVAKMARIPEKSVSSSDKDILKNLDRKMKMLVFGQDNAIDALSEAIKLTRAGLGVDNKPVGSFLFAGPTGVGKTEVTVQLSKLLGIELLRFDMSEYGERHSVSRLIGAPPGYVGYDQGGLLTDAVIKHPHSVVLLDEIEKAHPDIFNLLLQVMDNGTLTDNNGRKADFRNVILVMTTNAGVAETEKKSIGLIQQDNSHDAMAEIKKVFTPEFRNRLDNIIWFNSLDETVIHQVVDKFIVELQVQLDARGVSMEVSQDARHWLAHKGYDKAMGARPMGRVIQEQLKKPLANELLFGSLVNGGTVKVSLVNDALEFEYLSEKEAAVH
- a CDS encoding YciN family protein encodes the protein MSDRKFIEEFDLLLIANQIIQEHDDYIEGMRATSVEEKDDVLVFKGEYFLDEKGLPTANTTAVFNMFKYLAHHLSKEFTLKK
- the aat gene encoding leucyl/phenylalanyl-tRNA--protein transferase; translated protein: MAIYLTELGKAFTFPSPYKALSDPNGLLAFGGDLDPMRILKGYHQGIFPWYGPGEPILWWSPSPRAVFDPSTFKPSKSLRKFQRKHDYQVTLNQATQNVIQLCSSTRPESETWLNEDMQTAYIELAELGHCHSVEVWHEDELIGGLYGLSVGQVFCGESMFSLKDNASKVALWYLCHHLKSNQGQLIDCQVMNSHLASLGAFELDRDEFMQKLLSLREKQMASGTFEPQVLRNSAS
- the infA gene encoding translation initiation factor IF-1, with protein sequence MAKEDVIEMQGTVLDTLPNTMFRVELENGHVVTAHISGKMRKNYIRILTGDKVTVEMTPYDLTKGRIVFRAR